The proteins below come from a single Harpia harpyja isolate bHarHar1 chromosome 2, bHarHar1 primary haplotype, whole genome shotgun sequence genomic window:
- the SH3BP2 gene encoding SH3 domain-binding protein 2 isoform X3: MASQEQVWPVPMKAIGAQNLLTMPGGVTKSGYLHKKGGTQLQILKWPLRFVIIHEGCIYYFKSSTSASPQGAFSLNGYNRVMRAAEETTSSNVFPFKLVHISKKHRTWFFSASSEDERKSWMLSLRREIDHYHEKKETITEFSDSGSDADSFYGSVERPIDIKYSHHSADNEDYDQEEEDESYLQPDTSDIVKDDMVLPPAYPPPPVPHVRKANYSESRANSFAGKSTVPVPPPPPKRSLPDIKPEDLLNMREPLLQCRAEPNLKIQSSSRRLSEQLPPVPTLPLFKKPVYVKESCSLPPELLPLAQVVSTPEGCEKLKTLNLSPRTPPPLPSSKPKLSQFTEKTVEPKVPREHGKPGLFVPPVLPKPPVPSHQPPGIKPRPEKSSCSQLQRSPPDGQSFRSFSFEKPALPSKPNQPDDDSDDDYEKVGLPASIFLNTSESFEVERTFKASSPRGRPQNGLYCIRNSSTKPGKVLVVWDESAEKVRNYRIFEKDCKFYLDSDIMFLNMGSLVEYYSIHVLPSHDSLILRCPYGYSKPR; encoded by the exons ATGGCCTCACAGGAGCAGGTCTGGCCAGTCCCAATGAAGGCAATTGGAGCACAAAACCTTTTGACAATGCCTGGAGGAGTGACCAAATCAGGGTATCTTCATAAAAAGGGAGGCACCCAGCTGCAGATCTTGAAGT GGCCATTGAGATTTGTGATTATCCATGAGGGATGTATTTACTATTTTAAGAGCAGCACATCTGCATCTCCACAGGGTGCATTTTCTTTGAATGGTTACAACAG GGTTATGCGGGCAGCTGAGGAGACAACATCAAGCAATGTGTTTCCTTTCAAGTTAGTTCACATTAGCAAGAAGCACAGGAcgtggtttttttcagcttcatctgaagatgaaagaaag AGTTGGATGCTATCCTTGAGGAGGGAAATTGATCACTAccatgagaagaaagaaacaataacaGAATTCAG tgacTCTGGTTCTGATGCAGACAGTTTCTATGGCTCAGTAGAACGTCCCATTGATATCAAGTATTCTCATCATTCAGCAGATAATGAAG ATTACGaccaggaggaagaggatgagtcTTACTTGCAGCCAGACACTTCTGACATAGTGAAAGATG ataTGGTCCTGCCCCCAGCCTACCCGCCTCCACCGGTTCCTCATGTCAGAAAAGCTAACTACTCAGAATCAAGGGCAAATTCCTTTGCTGGCAAATCTACTGTGCCAGTACCACCACCGCCTCCTAAAAGAAGCTTACCTGATATCAAACCAGAGGATCTCTTAAACATGAGAGAACCCCTGTTACAGTGCCGAGCTGAACCTAATCTAAAGATTCAATCTTCAAGCCGGAGACTAAGTGAACAGCTGCCCCCTGTACCCACTCTACCTCTTTTCAAAAAGCCGGTGTATGTCAAAGAATCTTGCTCATTGCCTCCAGAGCTTTTGCCTCTAGCTCAAGTTGTTTCTACTCCAGAAGGATGTGAGAAGCTAAAAACCTTAAACCTTTCACCGCGAACTCCTCCTCCGCTACCAAGCAGTAAACCCAAGCTGTCACAGTTTACTGAAAAAACAGTAGAGCCCAAAGTGCCAAGAGAACATGGTAAACCTGGACTGTTTGTACCACCAGTGCTCCCAAAGCCACCTGTGCCAAGCCACCAGCCCCCTGGAATCAAGCCTAGACCAGAGAAGTCTTCATGTTCCCAGTTACA GAGATCACCACCAGATGGACAGAGTTTTAGaagcttttcatttgaaaaaccAGCACTACCCTCTAAGCCAAACCAACCTGATGATGATTCTGATGATGACTATGAAAAA gttggGCTCCCTGCTTCAATATTTCTTAATACTTCTGAATCCTTTGAAGTTGAAAG GACATTTAAAGCTAGTAGCCCACGGGGCCGACCGCAAAATGGATTGTACTGTATTAGGAACTCATCTACTAAGCCTGGAAAG gtATTGGTTGTATGGGATGAATCTGCAGAAAAAGTGAGAAACTACAGAATCTTTGAAAAG GATTGCAAGTTTTATCTGGATTCAGACATCATGTTTTTGAACATGGGAAGTTTGGTCGAGTACTATAGCATTCATGTCTTACCTAGTCATGACAGCCTTATTCTTCGGTGTCCTTATGGTTACTCTAAACCAAGGTGA